Proteins from a single region of Lysinibacillus sp. JNUCC-52:
- the flgB gene encoding flagellar basal body rod protein FlgB: protein MNLFGGTISSLENGLSYATLNHKTIANNIANVDTPNYKAKNVSFKDMLENEKQISISAYRTDNRHYDFEIKQSTPGVNNVTNLRYRNNGNAVDMDAEQTKLAENQIYYNALIDRVNGKLNTLNTVIKGGK, encoded by the coding sequence TTGAACTTATTTGGAGGAACTATTAGTAGCCTGGAAAATGGACTTTCCTATGCAACTTTGAATCATAAAACAATCGCAAATAACATTGCGAATGTCGATACACCAAATTATAAGGCGAAAAATGTAAGTTTTAAGGATATGTTGGAAAATGAAAAACAAATTTCTATATCAGCATATCGAACAGATAATAGACATTATGATTTCGAAATTAAACAATCGACACCAGGTGTCAATAACGTTACAAACTTACGATATCGAAATAACGGTAACGCTGTAGATATGGATGCAGAACAAACGAAATTGGCAGAAAATCAAATCTACTACAATGCGTTAATTGATCGTGTTAACGGCAAGTTAAATACGCTAAATACTGTTATTAAAGGAGGTAAGTAA
- the flgC gene encoding flagellar basal body rod protein FlgC, translated as MSIFHGMNTTASALTAQRLRMDVISSNMANVDTTRGKQVNGEWEPYRRKSVTFSAQEGRFSNFLNVAIGKNAKSGVGNGVKVTQIKEDTDTPFKLVYDPTHPDANADGYVNMPNVDPLKEMVDLMSATRSYEANITVLNANKSMLTKALEIGK; from the coding sequence ATGTCTATTTTTCATGGAATGAATACTACAGCCTCTGCATTAACGGCACAGCGTTTACGAATGGATGTTATTTCTTCGAATATGGCAAACGTAGATACTACTCGCGGTAAACAAGTAAATGGAGAGTGGGAGCCATACCGACGGAAGTCTGTTACTTTTTCTGCGCAAGAAGGACGCTTTTCAAACTTTTTAAATGTGGCTATTGGTAAAAATGCGAAAAGCGGTGTTGGGAATGGTGTGAAAGTTACGCAAATTAAAGAAGATACTGATACACCTTTCAAACTAGTGTATGATCCTACACATCCAGATGCAAATGCAGATGGCTATGTCAACATGCCAAATGTTGACCCATTAAAAGAAATGGTAGATTTAATGTCTGCCACTCGTTCGTATGAGGCGAACATAACTGTTTTAAATGCAAATAAGTCGATGCTGACAAAAGCGTTAGAAATCGGTAAATAA
- the codY gene encoding GTP-sensing pleiotropic transcriptional regulator CodY — protein sequence MNLLEKTRKINSMLQASAGKPVNFKEMADTLGDIIDSNVYIVSRKGKLLGISIHQQIENERMKKMFEERQFPEEYTHSLFTISETSSNLDINNEHTAFPVENKDLFQSALTTIVPIVGGGERLGTLILARLSAQFEDDDLILAEYGATVVGMEILREKSEEIEEEARSKAVVQMAINSLSYSELEAIEHIFEELDGNEGLLVASKIADRVGITRSVIVNALRKLESAGVIESRSLGMKGTYIKVLNDKFLNALAEIKMK from the coding sequence ATGAATTTATTAGAAAAAACAAGAAAAATTAACTCAATGCTCCAGGCATCTGCAGGTAAGCCAGTAAACTTTAAAGAAATGGCTGACACTTTAGGGGATATAATTGATAGCAACGTATATATTGTAAGCCGTAAAGGGAAACTTTTAGGTATTTCAATTCACCAACAAATTGAAAACGAACGTATGAAAAAAATGTTCGAAGAGCGTCAATTCCCAGAAGAATATACACATAGCTTGTTTACAATTTCTGAAACGTCTTCAAATTTAGACATTAACAATGAACATACTGCATTCCCTGTTGAAAATAAAGACTTATTCCAAAGTGCTTTAACAACTATCGTACCAATCGTTGGTGGTGGTGAACGTTTAGGTACATTAATTTTAGCTCGTTTATCAGCTCAATTTGAGGATGATGATTTAATTTTAGCTGAGTATGGTGCTACAGTAGTAGGTATGGAAATTTTACGTGAAAAATCTGAAGAAATTGAAGAAGAAGCACGTAGCAAAGCTGTTGTACAAATGGCAATTAACTCACTCTCTTATAGTGAATTAGAAGCAATTGAACACATCTTTGAAGAACTAGATGGAAACGAAGGCTTATTAGTTGCTTCAAAAATTGCAGACCGCGTAGGAATTACACGTTCAGTGATCGTAAATGCATTACGTAAACTTGAATCTGCAGGTGTAATTGAATCGCGTTCTCTAGGTATGAAGGGGACTTACATTAAAGTATTAAACGATAAATTCTTAAACGCACTTGCTGAAATTAAAATGAAATAA